A single genomic interval of Camelus bactrianus isolate YW-2024 breed Bactrian camel chromosome 15, ASM4877302v1, whole genome shotgun sequence harbors:
- the PCGF1 gene encoding polycomb group RING finger protein 1 isoform X1 — MASPQGGQIAIAMRLRNQLQSVYKMDPLRNEEEVRVKIKDLNEHIVCCLCAGYFVDATTITECLHTFCKSCIVKYLQTSKYCPMCNIKIHETQPLLNLKLDRVMQDIVYKLVPGLQDSEEKRIREFYQSRGLDRVTQPSGEEPALSNLGLPFSSFDHSKAHYYRYDEQLSLCLERLSSGKDKSKSILQNKYVRCSVRAEVRHLRRVLCHRLMLNPQHVQLLFDNEVLPDHMTMKQIWLSRWFGKKSSGVSSRRRASLCRWSLSELPKESGRGPYVCKTQKVS; from the exons ATGGCGTCTCCTCAGGGGGGCCAGATTGCGATCGCGATGAGGCTTCGGAACCAGCTCCAGTCAGTGTACAAGATGGACCCGCTACGAAACGAG GAGGAGGTCCGAGTaaagatcaaagacttaaatgagCACATCGTCTGCTGCTTGTGCGCAGGCTACTTCGTGGACGCCACCACCATCACAGAGTGTCTTCATACGT TCTGCAAGAGCTGTATTGTGAAGTACCTCCAAACCAGCAAGTACTGCCCCATGTGCAACATCAAGATCCACGAGACACAGCCACTGCTCAACCTCAAGCTGGACCGGGTCATGCAGGACATCGTGTACAAGCTAGTGCCTGGTTTGCAAGACA GTGAAGAGAAACGGATCCGAGAATTCTACCAGTCCCGAGGCTTGGACCGAGTTACCCAACCCAGCGGGGAAG AGCCAGCCCTGAGCAACCTCGGCCTCCCCTTCAGCAGCTTCGACCACTCCAAAGCCCACTACTATCGCTATGATGAGCAGCTGAGCCTATGTCTGGAGCGGCTGAG TTCTGGCAAAGACAAGAGTAAAAGCATCCTGCAG AACAAATATGTCCGATGTTCTGTTAGAGCTGAGGTTCGCCATCTCCGGAGGGTCTTATGTCACCGCTTGATGCTGAATCCCCAGCAT GTGCAGCTCCTTTTTGACAATGAAGTTCTCCCTGATCACATGACCATGAAGCAGATATGGCTCTCCCGCTGGTTCGGCAAG AAATCCTCTGGAGTTTCATCAAGAAGGAGGGCCTCTCTTTGTCGGTGGTCCCTCAGTGAATTGCCAAAGGAGAGTGGTAGAGGACCCTACGTATGTAAAACTCAGAAGGTGAGCTAA
- the PCGF1 gene encoding polycomb group RING finger protein 1 isoform X3 — protein sequence MASPQGGQIAIAMRLRNQLQSVYKMDPLRNEEEVRVKIKDLNEHIVCCLCAGYFVDATTITECLHTFCKSCIVKYLQTSKYCPMCNIKIHETQPLLNLKLDRVMQDIVYKLVPGLQDSEEKRIREFYQSRGLDRVTQPSGEEPALSNLGLPFSSFDHSKAHYYRYDEQLSLCLERLSSGKDKSKSILQNKYVRCSVRAEVRHLRRVLCHRLMLNPQHVQLLFDNEVLPDHMTMKQIWLSRWFGKPSPLLLQYSVKEKRR from the exons ATGGCGTCTCCTCAGGGGGGCCAGATTGCGATCGCGATGAGGCTTCGGAACCAGCTCCAGTCAGTGTACAAGATGGACCCGCTACGAAACGAG GAGGAGGTCCGAGTaaagatcaaagacttaaatgagCACATCGTCTGCTGCTTGTGCGCAGGCTACTTCGTGGACGCCACCACCATCACAGAGTGTCTTCATACGT TCTGCAAGAGCTGTATTGTGAAGTACCTCCAAACCAGCAAGTACTGCCCCATGTGCAACATCAAGATCCACGAGACACAGCCACTGCTCAACCTCAAGCTGGACCGGGTCATGCAGGACATCGTGTACAAGCTAGTGCCTGGTTTGCAAGACA GTGAAGAGAAACGGATCCGAGAATTCTACCAGTCCCGAGGCTTGGACCGAGTTACCCAACCCAGCGGGGAAG AGCCAGCCCTGAGCAACCTCGGCCTCCCCTTCAGCAGCTTCGACCACTCCAAAGCCCACTACTATCGCTATGATGAGCAGCTGAGCCTATGTCTGGAGCGGCTGAG TTCTGGCAAAGACAAGAGTAAAAGCATCCTGCAG AACAAATATGTCCGATGTTCTGTTAGAGCTGAGGTTCGCCATCTCCGGAGGGTCTTATGTCACCGCTTGATGCTGAATCCCCAGCAT GTGCAGCTCCTTTTTGACAATGAAGTTCTCCCTGATCACATGACCATGAAGCAGATATGGCTCTCCCGCTGGTTCGGCAAG CCATCCCCTTTGCTTTTACAATACAGTGTAAAAGAGAAGAGGAGGTAG
- the PCGF1 gene encoding polycomb group RING finger protein 1 isoform X2: protein MASPQGGQIAIAMRLRNQLQSVYKMDPLRNEEEVRVKIKDLNEHIVCCLCAGYFVDATTITECLHTFCKSCIVKYLQTSKYCPMCNIKIHETQPLLNLKLDRVMQDIVYKLVPGLQDSEEKRIREFYQSRGLDRVTQPSGEEPALSNLGLPFSSFDHSKAHYYRYDEQLSLCLERLSSGKDKSKSILQNKYVRCSVRAEVRHLRRVLCHRLMLNPQHVQLLFDNEVLPDHMTMKQIWLSRWFGKVSQCQGSPQGRGGLRRPFG from the exons ATGGCGTCTCCTCAGGGGGGCCAGATTGCGATCGCGATGAGGCTTCGGAACCAGCTCCAGTCAGTGTACAAGATGGACCCGCTACGAAACGAG GAGGAGGTCCGAGTaaagatcaaagacttaaatgagCACATCGTCTGCTGCTTGTGCGCAGGCTACTTCGTGGACGCCACCACCATCACAGAGTGTCTTCATACGT TCTGCAAGAGCTGTATTGTGAAGTACCTCCAAACCAGCAAGTACTGCCCCATGTGCAACATCAAGATCCACGAGACACAGCCACTGCTCAACCTCAAGCTGGACCGGGTCATGCAGGACATCGTGTACAAGCTAGTGCCTGGTTTGCAAGACA GTGAAGAGAAACGGATCCGAGAATTCTACCAGTCCCGAGGCTTGGACCGAGTTACCCAACCCAGCGGGGAAG AGCCAGCCCTGAGCAACCTCGGCCTCCCCTTCAGCAGCTTCGACCACTCCAAAGCCCACTACTATCGCTATGATGAGCAGCTGAGCCTATGTCTGGAGCGGCTGAG TTCTGGCAAAGACAAGAGTAAAAGCATCCTGCAG AACAAATATGTCCGATGTTCTGTTAGAGCTGAGGTTCGCCATCTCCGGAGGGTCTTATGTCACCGCTTGATGCTGAATCCCCAGCAT GTGCAGCTCCTTTTTGACAATGAAGTTCTCCCTGATCACATGACCATGAAGCAGATATGGCTCTCCCGCTGGTTCGGCAAGGTGAGCCAGTGCCAAGGCAGtccccagggcaggggtgggctgAGGCGGCCTTTTGGGTAG
- the TLX2 gene encoding T-cell leukemia homeobox protein 2 — MEPAVLASHNLPHHEPISFGIDQILSCPEPPGSGLGLGRAGQGHGESAAFSGGFHGASSYGPAGSLAPLPGSSGVGPGGVIRVPAHRPLPVQPPAGGAPAVPGPSGLGGAGGLAGLTFPWMDSGRRYAKDRLTAALSPFSGTRRIGHPYQNRTPPKRKKPRTSFSRSQVLELERRFLRQKYLASAERAALAKALRMTDAQVKTWFQNRRTKWRRQTAEEREAERHRAGRLLLHLQQDALPRPLRPPLPPDPLCLHNSSLFALQNLQPWAEDNKVASVSGLASVV, encoded by the exons ATGGAGCCGGCGGTGCTGGCATCGCACAACCTCCCGCACCACGAGCCAATCAGCTTCGGCATCGATCAGATCCTGAGCTGCCCGGAACCCCCCGGGAGCGGCCTAGGCCTGGGTCGCGCCGGCCAGGGCCATGGGGAGAGTGCGGCGTTCTCGGGTGGATTTCACGGAGCCTCAAGCTACGGCCCCGCGGGCTCGCTGGCTCCGCTACCAGGCAGCTCTGGTGTGGGCCCGGGAGGTGTGATCCGCGTCCCAGCGCACCGCCCGCTGCCAGTGCAGCCGCCCGCGGGAGGCGCGCCTGCGGTTCCTGGACCCTCGGGCTTGGGCGGCGCCGGGGGCCTAGCGGGACTCACCTTCCCTTGGATGGACAGCGGCCGCCGCTATGCCAAGGACCGGCTCACGG CCGCGCTTTCGCCCTTCTCCGGGACGCGCCGTATAGGTCACCCCTACCAAAACCGGACGCCCCCGAAGCGGAAGAAGCCGCGCACGTCCTTCTCCCGCTCGCAGGTGCTGGAGCTGGAGCGGCGCTTCCTGCGCCAGAAGTACCTGGCCTCGGCCGAGAGGGCGGCGCTGGCCAAGGCCCTGCGCATGACTGACGCGCAGGTCAAGACGTGGTTCCAGAACCGGCGCACCAAGTGGCG GCGCCAGACGGCCGAGGAGCGCGAGGCGGAGCGGCACCGCGCGGGCCGGCTGCTTCTGCACCTGCAGCAGGACGCGCTACCGCGACCGCTGCGGCCGCCGCTGCCCCCGGACCCGCTCTGCCTGCACAACTCGTCGCTCTTCGCGCTGCAGAACCTGCAGCCCTGGGCCGAGGACAACAAGGTGGCTTCCGTGTCCGGGCTCGCCTCGGTGGTGTGA